The following proteins are encoded in a genomic region of Fusarium oxysporum f. sp. lycopersici 4287 chromosome 1, whole genome shotgun sequence:
- a CDS encoding telomerase reverse transcriptase, producing the protein MGKGYRTMMENERKRKSETIVASEHQKRAKPLGGIPVRRDLLERHYGRVTSLREYVLSQLPHGSRLRRKKVASIGEANDAGEIEKTLSRLLDTSLVCFAHQEADNDDTRWEQWLAFSQREDESYVSLSDGIAGSIFSQNEIVDFVVWRLFSRDVQVGRRPKHLLCDGFRKSAGPDDQGTTTIPGLFSLFPNSNVEALRENPWPQLLALLGRAGEKIMINLLVDASIYLEVEAGFNNYYQLTGVPLAELDLHGGGLSMTKGSKSEARKPIDITLVRSRIFYAKPSLTAQGLVQPGYKHIHVLNRYTNAPMSNDLEIQRQGTINVMMYIFPRQFGLHNVFTSQVDPTITSQKFQDYTLREEEIAPYFRTKAGDTGSRMPKIPKRLRGYTEELVKRLQVLHGRCSYIELLKHHCPCTFDRPSRTRKPRTKKSLISSRKLRPSQHPKTVSYYQCAPSQKHSELGLSSTQAPALPYHKSLVELATPSSQVSSFCQAVLSKIIPRDFWGDDTVQKRNKSTIMRSVDSFIRLRRFETMSLHEITQNMKIAKISWLQSPVLGDRKPSKTDTAKRLEIFNEFIYFVFDSLLMPLIRNTFYVTESNTHRYQVFYFRHEVWRQIAEPAMMELRADMFEEVKLDDALQVLRSRKLGFSQVRLLPKGNKLRPIMNLRRRAMTRGPSSKLGRSINTILGPVHSLLKLEKRINPSKLGSTMFSVSDIYTRLKLFKQSLGPEYGKLYFVKADVKAAFDTIPQEAVVNLMKSVPSQSKYTIMKHAEVKPGERAAVADDKTSSKAIRRWHATALSEKENPDFIIRLEQNLAHKKKNTVFVGSALRNTQNVGELMHLLRQHVEYNLVKIGKKYYRQKTGIPQGSVLSSFLCNYFYADLEVKHLDFLRSPDCLLLRLIDDFLLITLDQEKAIKFVNAMHVGFPEYGVAVNPTKTMVNFDMLYDGEPLQKSNHEKGFPYCGTTINCKTLDITKDRDRDANIDVSASLTVDFGRTPGQNFQRKVLNAFKIQSHLMFYDTSHNANRTVLNSLRSTFVETASKMYAYLRCLGKTQQPSSEMILRTIAKVIDVAFLLLTSKSRVMRYPQYICDVRKSQVALNACLAFEKVLAAKQSNYQPVVKWLRNEADRLASGQKYELLRVS; encoded by the exons ATGGGAAAAGGATACAGAACAATGATGGAAAACGAGAGAAAGCGAAAGTCGGAGACTATTGTCGCGTCGGAACACCAAAAGCGAGCCAAACCACTCGGGGGAATACCCGTGAGGCGCGACCTCCTGGAACGTCATTACGGCAGGGTCACCTCGTTAAGAGAATATGTCCTCTCTCAGCTACCTCATGGATCTCGACTCCGACGGAAGAAAGTGGCATCCATCGGCGAAGCAAATGATGCCggagagattgagaagactTTATCACGACTCCTAGATACATCACTTGTTTGTTTTGCCCATCAGGAGGCCGACAACGATGACACGAGATGGGAGCAATGGCTAGCATTCTCACAGAGAGAGGACGAGTCTTATGTCAGTCTTTCCGATGGGATTGCCGGATCAATATTCTCCCAAAATGAG ATTGTAGATTTTGTTGTATGGCGTCTCTTCTCCAGAGATGTGCAAGTCGGACGACGACCCAAGCACCTATTGTGTGACGGGTTTAGAAAATCAGCCGGACCAGATGACCAAGGAACTACCACTATTCCTGGactcttcagcctctttcCGAACTCTAACGTTGAGGCGCTGAGGGAAAACCCTTGGCCACAATTATTGGCCCTTCTTGGCAGAGCTGGAGAGAAAATCATGATCAATCTCCTTGTCGACGCCTCTATATATCTAGAGGTTGAAGCAGGTTTCAACAATTATTATCAACTGACAG GTGTACCACTTGCAGAGCTTGACCTTCATGGAGGCGGTCTGTCAATGACTAAAGGATCTAAAAGCGAAGCACGCAAGCCTATAGACATAACTCTAGTGAGAAGCAGAATATTCTATGCTAAGCCATCCCTTACGGCACAAGGACTTGTTCAGCCCGGCTATAAACACATTC ACGTGTTGAATCGGTACACGAACGCCCCCATGTCTAACGACTTAGAGATCCAGCGCCAAGGTACGATCAATGTGATGATGTACATATTTCCTCGGCAATTCGGACTTCACAACGTCTTTACTTCTCAGGTCGATCCTACTATAACCTCGCAGAAGTTTCAAGACTATACgttgagagaagaagagattgCTCCCTATTTTCGAACAAAAGCAGGAGATACCGGGTCGCGAATGCCAAAAATACCCAAGCGGCTTCGTGGATATACTGAGGAACTTGTGAAACGCTTGCAAGTTCTCCACGGCCGATGTTCATATATCGAGCTCTTGAAGCACCACTGCCCCTGCACTTTTGACAGGCCATCGCGAACTAGGAAGCCGAGGACCAAGAAGAGTCTCATATCGTCTCGAAAGCTTAGACCATCACAACACCCGAAGACGGTTTCCTACTATCAGTGTGCTCCATCCCAGAAACATTCCGAGTTAGGGCTCTCGAGCACGCAAGCGCCAGCACTCCCATATCATAAATCCCTGGTAGAGCTAGCCACCCCATCATCTCAGGTCTCATCGTTCTGCCAAGCCGTCTTGTCCAAGATTATCCCCAGAGACTTCTGGGGGGATGATACCGTACAGAAACGCAACAAATCCACTATCATGCGAAGTGTCGATAGTTTCATCAGGCTCAGGCGTTTTGAAACCATGTCGCTACATGAAATAACACAAAATATGAAG ATCGCAAAAATCTCTTGGCTTCAGTCGCCAGTTCTGGGCGACCGAAAACCAAGCAAAACTGATACTGCAAAGCGCCTGGAGATTTTTAAtgaatttatttatttcGTTTTTGATTCTCTCTTGATGCCCCTGATCCGCAACACATTTTATGTTACCGAGTCTAACACCCATCGATACCAAGTTTTTTACTTTCGCCATGAAGTTTGGAGACAAATAGCAGagccagccatgatggaaCTTAGGGCAGACATGTTTGAGGAGGTCAAGTTGGATGACGCGCTGCAGGTATTGCGTTCTCGGAAGCTGGGCTTTAGCCAAGTTCGACTCCTTCCAAAAGGCAACAAACTTCGCCCCATCATGAATCTCCGGCGCAGGGCTATGACCAGGGGACCTTCAAGCAAGCTTGGGCGTAGTATAAATACTATCTTAGGTCCCGTGCATTCGTTGCTGAAGCTAGAGAAG AGGATCAACCCGTCCAAATTGGGTTCCACTATGTTCTCCGTCAGCGATATTTATACCCGACTGAAGCTATTCAAGCAATCTCTGGGCCCTGAATATGGTAAATTGTACTTTGTCAAGGCtgatgtcaaggctgctttCGATACCATCCCACAAGAGGCAGTTGTCAATCTGATGAAGTCCGTGCCAAGTCAGTCGAAATATACCATCATGAAACACGCAGAAGTGAAGCCTGGGGAACGGGCAGCGGTAGCTGACGACAAGACCTCGTCCAAAGCTATCCGTCGATGGCATGCAACAGCCTTGAGCGAGAAGGAAAACCCAGATTTCATCATACGGCTTGAGCAAAACCTGGCTcacaagaagaaaaatactGTCTTTGTGGGCAGCGCTTTACGCAATACTCAAAACGTTGGAGAACTGATGCATCTTCTCAGGCAACATGTCGAGTATaatcttgtcaagattggAAAGAAATACTACAGACAGAAAACCGGAATCCCTCAAGGCTCTGTGTTGTCCTCATTCTTATGCAATTATTTCTATGCTGACCTTGAAGTTAAACATTTGGACTTCCTTCGTTCGCCAGACTGCCTACTCTTACGCCTCATTGACGATTTTCTTCTAATCACTCTAGACCAGGAAAAGGCGATCAAGTTTGTCAATGCTATGCATGTTGGGTTTCCTGAGTATGGCGTTGCGGTCAACCCGACCAAGACCATGGTCAACTTTGACATGCTATATGATGGTGAGCCCTTGCAGAAGTCTAATCATGAGAAAGGCTTCCCCTACTGCGGAACCACTATAAACTGCAAGACACTGGATATCACCAAGGATAGAGATAGAGATGCAAATATTG ATGTATCTGCTTCTCTCACCGTCGACTTCGGCCGCACACCTGGTCAGAACTTTCAACGAAAAGTTCTAA ACGCTTTCAAGATTCAATCTCATCTGATGTTTTATGACACGTCCCATAATGCAAACCGAACCGTTCTCAACTCGCTTCGAAGTACCTTTGTTGAGACTGCGAGCAAAATGTACGCTTACCTGCGTTGCCTCGGGAAGACACAGCAACCGAGTAGTGAAATGATACTCC gaaCTATTGCTAAAGTGATCGACGTTGCCTTCCTGCTCTTGACTAGCAAATCTCGGGTGATGAGATATCCCCAATACATCTGTGACGTGCGAAAATCGCAAGTTGCTCT AAATGCGTGCCTTGCCTTTGAGAAGGTATTGGCAGCGAAGCAGAGCAACTATCAGCCTGTTGTGAAGTGGCTCCGTAATGAAGCTGATAGGCTTGCCTCGGGCCAAAAATACGAGCTTCTGCGAGTTTCATGA